The following DNA comes from Centroberyx gerrardi isolate f3 chromosome 4, fCenGer3.hap1.cur.20231027, whole genome shotgun sequence.
TTTGGGAGCTGTTACGTGGAGGGTTGTCAGATCATGTTTAAATGTCGTAAAAGTTTATATTCACATGTATTTGATCAACTGTCATGTAATGCTAATATTTACGTCTTTCATCTGTTGCTCGGCCATACAAATCAAGGTGAGAAAAGGCATTCCAGCACAATGTCCTGTATAAGCCGTGGTATACATCCAAGTGGCCCTCAATGCACTAGTATGAATACTTCATCAGATTTCAAGGTGGCCATGTTTGTTCGCTCTCGATCTAGATGAAAAACTGTGTTCCATGCAGGTCCCATCAGAGACACAGGAAAGGCCTTGGAGACTgtgggagtgaatgagagacTACTGAGAAACCACTGAATGACAACAAATGTCCGACGAGGCCTTATAGGCAAACAGTGGCCACTGTGGCATTGTAGTACACATGTAGTACAGGCAGGAGCTGTATAGGAGGTGTAATCTTTAACATATTCCAATTCATAACCAATGAAAAGCTGCAGCTACACTGTTGTGTGGCTTAAGTAGCACGCAATGCTTTTCAGTGGAATGGAACTATTGAATTAAAGAGCCAAGAATGTCAATGtgttatgcatgtatgtatttacgTGCATCTATtcatctatctatgtatctttGAATGTATCTGTGTATCGTTTCATGTGTACAagactgtattttttattgcttCAGTCATAGAGCAATGGTTACATTTTTAAGATGCTTACTTCAATAGGTTTcaatagggttagggttttttcCTAAATTAACACAAAATGTACTTTCTATCACCTTACTGTTTCCTTATGGATAAATATGAATAGCCTACAATATTATGACACTAAATAATTTATCCACTTGTTATAGTCTCATTCAAGTTTCCAAACCAGTAATTACTAGTGAATGATCATGCAGTTTACTAAAATAACGGTTTCCTTACctttatttattgcacatttCTATGTTGTTAAAGTGAGGTTAGTGATAAAGTTCAGGTCATTGTAAATGTTGTAACACAAAGTAATTGAATACTTGTTGGCTGCTTTTATTCACCTTGTAATGCATTGAGTGCATCCATGTTTAGTATGATTTGTCCAAGATGGTTAGGGATGAACAGTAACTCAGCCACCTCTCAGCTGTCTAAACACAAATACTTCCCTGTGATGGGAGATATTTAGGGTTATAAGGTTTCAGGCAGGGTGACTCCTCAACATTGCACAGTGTTTCACTTGCAGAAGAGTTAGAgaataatgatataaacataGGAGGAGAGAATGCATAAAACATGTTATAATTCTAAAGCCTGTGTATATAAAATCATAAATGCTTCCATTTATAAAGAAAATATCCTTCTTTACAAGAGGTCTTTTGTGCTATTGTTGTTATCTGTAAAGTTGCACATAATAAAAGCATGATGCTCTGTTGTCATACTGCAGTTTTACAGCCTTGATGGAAGTGTTATGTAGTGACTCTTAGGAGACTATTACTGTGttgaatatttatgagatactCTATTGCAAATAAGGAGGTTTAGGAGGTTGAAATGGATGTCCAATGTGTGCCATCTTTCACGTTTTACTTCATTACTACTAATATGTGTTTTACACTCTCATCCAGAGAAACCAGTGTgatgagtgcaacagtacaGTAAGCTTAAATTTATAGATTGATGACATTGCAGTCAAAGCCTGTATGATAGAGGGTTGTTTTGTCCCCTTCAGTGCTGTTCTGTATTCATTTTCCCCTTGATTTCCCTTAACTTCCAGACGTTCACAGAGGGCATCACCAACCAGCTGATGGGCTGCTACGTGGGCTCTCTGCAGGAGCCCGGCTGCGTTCTGGTGCGGCTGTACGGCAAGATGACGGAGCTCTACGTGAACCGGGACCGGGAGGTGGAGATGTTCCAGATCCTCCACGCTCACGGCTGTGGCCCGCAGATCTACTGCAGCTTCCAGAATGGCATCTGCTACGAGTTTGTGAGGGGAGCGGTGCTGGATGATGAGCTGCTCCGCCAACCCTCCATCTACAGGTCTTTGCCAGAAGCTtggctgtttcttttttttaatttcttttataAAGTTGATGTATTTAGGgagggtttgctgagcatgcatgcccTTTTTCAGGaacgtcctgcttcacattcacatatacagatattcacacctgggagttgcccagtacaaccacctctactgctggccactgagcagcttcactggaaaATGTGAGGGTTGACTGCCTTGCTCAGTGGTTTCTTGACCGTAGCTGTTGAGGGAGCGGAGAGCACTGCTAATTCATTTTTCCatcccagattttcccagtccATCTGGGGATTCAAATGAGCAACCAGCTTCTAACCCAGTATGTCATTATCACACACTAACAAATTCATAAATCCATGTAGTTTATGTGTAGGTAAATCCAGATAATTTATGTGCAGGTTAACTTTTTATTATCATCTTTGAGAGGCAGAAAATTATGGgttatatataggctatatagggttgaaaatataataaagcctgttaatgtaataaattcccaaataatgtaataaaatcacattGTTACATTTGCCATTATGACTTCATAAGAtattaactgatgatgtaataataattgaCTAATAGTGTAATAACTTAGTTATTGAGTGAATTCATTCTTCTAATTCTAAATGATTACTCTTACTCTTACTCTTATTATTTCATCATCAGTTAATAAATATGTTAACCCCTTATGAAGTCATAATGGCtggtaaatgtaataaaacattatttgggaatttattacattaagagtttttttttatagtacattttcaatccatttagagggacaattttttattacattatcataaaatgtccctctattAAATTTGATCAGTTATTaaattatcagttgctacaggcCTAATGCAGGTTGTATGGAGAGTAAACCGTGACACCATACAATGAAATTAATACCTTAATAAAAACACACGAAGTGATAGCTGCAGTAACTGAAGGATTTGCACTTTTCAAAATTAGTCGAAAAATCTTTGTATTTGTCTTTCACTCAGTCGACAAATCGTAAATACAATATTGTAGGTTTACATGGAGAACAAGGGAAGGAACACTGTGAAACATTTAACAAATTTCTCTTGTCTTTTGTAAGAAGATgctttgtgtctatgtgtttgtggTCATGTGCCCAACAGAGAATGCATGTTAGTTAAGCATTTCAATCGTGCTgatgcaggtttttttttttattattattatttcagttgAGTCATGTTTCATGTTGAGCAATGATGTTTAGTCATGCCCCCCCTTCCATCCATCACTCTGGTGATAAGAGGCCAGCATCGTTATTCTAACCACAGGACAGTAGGACGCAACACAGAGAGCCAAGGCCGAACCCCAGGGGCGCGATAGACATCAATCACCTTGCGCTCTCTGATACCCTGTGTGGGGAATACCCAGAAAACTTAATGTCACCACTGAGACGCCTCGACAACGAGCACTCAAGTGGTCAAAAGGTCACAAATGAAACGGCGCCCATTTTTGAAAAGAAGAACAAGATAAGAGCGCTAAATGGAAAGGGAGTTGTGTTTCTTCTCTGATAATGGTTGTTTTTGCAATAACAGCGTCGCCCAGGCTCATCTGGGAAAATGTTTTCTCTGCGCAGATTGATCGCAGCAGAGATGGGGAGAATCCACTCGATCCAGCCCAAATGCGGTCTGCCTGTTGAACCTTTTCTCTGGACCAAAATGTCCCAGTTTCTCACACTGGTTCAGAACAATATCAACGACAGCCCAGTCGAGCAAAGGTGAGCAAAAAGGTAGAATTCTGGCCAAATGGtctgaatgtatttttttctttagacATTATCCAGTAAAAATTGACTGAGCACTCTTGCTTTTTTCAACAGTGCCCATCCTGATACTCACACAGTCATTCACACTCACAGTCCAAACACAATCTTTTACTGTTAGCTATCAGCAGCCACACTGGAACAACTGGGGActaactgccttgctcaagggcaccttagTGGCAAAAGTCGAGATTTTTCCAGCCGGTCCTTGGATAGAAACCAGCAACCTTTCAGTAACTAGCCTACTTCTAGATCCTTTAGGCACCGGAGCCTCCTTTGACGTCTTTTCGTTTTCTCACAAATGCCAAATGTACACTTCCTCGCTTCAAACTTGCCCTCAGTTCTCCTCTCCACCCATACGCTGTCTTTTAACTAACAGATATTCTTGGGGTTCTCGGGTTCAAGTTGTGCTGATGGTCTTtgacacagtcagtcagtcacaacCGCCTCTCTCGCCATGTGGAGAGAGGTGACCGCtgtgagctggaggaggaggtgggggagtgGCCCCTGTGGCAATGACATTGCGTTATCTCCGAAAAGGGGTCATGTGGTGAGAGGTGAGAGGGGACGTCCAGACACTACAAAGAAGCAGACGCTCGGCCGCTGGCTTCCTGCAGAGCCTTCCCTTATCAGTCAAACGTTCAGCCTTGTTTACGTTTGCGGCGAAGGGGTCGGAAGTCCACGCAAACTGGAGCTGGAAAGGCCCGAGTCCGCTTTTGAACAACTGCAGCTTCTTTTCTGAGTTTTAGCGAGCAGACAAAGTAATTAGTGCCGGAGTGGGTCATCCATAACAGAGAGGGACTGTGGAGGAGAGGGTTCCTTTCATGATAAGAAAGAGTTTTAGCTTCCTGGATTCAGAGAGACAAAAGTCCCTCAGAGATCTGAGGGAAAGTCAGTGTGACTGTGGTAACCTTTCTGACATCAGGAAGACAAGACACAGACGACCAACATTTTCTCAATCGGCATATTATTGGTTCCTCCAGTATTTCAGTAGTTCTACTCCAAGGCGCTGTGTATTGATTTGGGAAAAAATataattacctgaagttcacTGTTCAATATCTCAATGGATCCAGTCTGTAGAAATGTAATTTTGTCCACCAAGGACTATCTACTATCTTTTTAGAAGCACCATTATGTTTCAACTTTACACACATTCTGTAACAGCagttgtcacattttttttcaaatggtggacagatatttcattttgaaatgaaactcttcagtaCATCCATGTGTTATATATTGTGCATGTAGACACATCATTGGAGACAAAGCACAATGCGATCACAATAAGGATGAGCACTTTGGATGAATTTATGCATGCATTATTTCCTCAAGACAAAGAGTCACTTCAGAGGATAAATAGTATGCATCTCGGGGACCAGATTGCACCACATTTAGAGGCCCAATAGATGGTGCTATATTGTGAGACATTTGTGTGACTGAGCCGCCTAAAACACAGTCTACTGCTCCTCAGATACAATTAGAAATACAGAACAAGTGGAAATGATCTGGAAAATATCAGTGCGTAGGACAGAAACAATTACAGAGCATGTTGGAAAAAGTACTATGAAGTGATGGAGTATATCACAGCACAATTAAAAATGAGATTTAGGTTTAGATTTAAGGTTCGTGGTTAAAGCTTATGtctagggtgtgtgtgtgtgtgtgtgtgtgtgtgtgtgtgtgtacatatccACTGTCCTCTTGAGAATTGCATGTgtgacacagcacacacacacggagagagagagacacagaggaaaaagaatGAAAACGGCAAAAGGAGATTTAAACACGCATCAGAGAGACTTTTGTACTTGAGAATGTATGAGtgcttgtgtgaatgtgatcttCAGAGGAAACGGAAAAAGAAaggcagcaagagagagagagagggagagagggggagaaagagaaagtgagagagcaggaagaggctGCACCTGCAgaggaggtcttcagctctcaaGTCACCcgctgtgcagagagagagagagagagagagagagagagggagagaaagagagagcgggagagagagagagagggagagaaaaaggctgcagcagctgcgaggtttggagagagagaaagcgcaGTAGTAGTcagagatgggagagaaaagCAATGGAAAGCAAGAGAGCACAACCTCCTCTTCTCCCAAAGGCCCCCTGCTACGTCTCCCGTTTGCACTCCCACGAATCACATAAAActgcaaaagaaaaaggaaaaaaatcagcAGTGCTCGGCTGGTGTTTGAAATCATATGTAAATAAGGCACATTGATAATGAAGCGCCAGAGGAGGAAATTCCACTAATTACCTTACTGAGACTTGACTGGGAGCAGGAGGCGAACGTACTTGACGTACTGTTTTcatgaaaaggagagaaaagagagagaggaaaggatcTGATGGCAAGACGACAGGTTTCCATTTAAAGTCAATGGAGGTCTTTCATTTAGCTTTTGACTCCATGTAATCGTGGGTTTCTATGATAAAGTCAACTTGTTAGGTTAAAGAAATGGATGGTTGAAAAGGAATCAGGGTGATTCACCAAAGaactgtgtttttattcatgttgTAGGAGAGGAGTTAGATAAATTATGCATGGCAAAGGGGATCGAATGTTTATGACAGAAAGATTGCATACGCAAATAAATGTGAATCAAATACTTGGGCAACTATATTCTAGGCCTTTTTGAAAATGCTATTTGgaattacaatttacaatactTTTACCATTCCAATTTGCAGCACCACTCTAAtaacttttcattttaattttctcttttaAAGCAACACGGTGAATAAAGTTGTTACTTTATCCGAAAGAGTCAAACTCAAATGGGAAGAAAGTTATTTTTGACACATATTATTTTTCCACACAGGCTGATTGAATAAAGACAGGCTGCATGACTGAGATCCAAACCGTCCACCCGTCCGTCCACAGCCGGGACAAAGACCGACTGAACAGACTAGAAGAAGATAATATTCAAAAGGACTCGGCCTGTGGCTGAGGATGTGTAGGAGGAGTTGTATAAGGCAGCGGAGCCTCTATGTCACGACTGTAAACAAGGTTCCACTCCTCTGCTTTTATTGTGCGTTCCTAACAGGCCTCACTAAATTATGTCGACAAGTGTGTATAATACCGGAGCATCTGTTTGTTCCCCTTCGAATAAATAGGTAGAACAGTGTTTAAATTACCCTCTTGTCCTGGCCTGACGACTGAAAAGCAAACATGAAAATTAATTAGGAGTCGGAATGCTTGCGCAGCATTTCTTCCAGGTGCATTTTGCACTGACGTCCAAGGACATTAGTGCCGTCGTTGATAGATAGAGTAATCAACGGAGTGAAAACAAGGCATGTAACCTCTCCGTGAGGCTCGCCGAACTGCTGCGATTTACAAACATGTAGTTCCTTGAAAAGAAGAGTAGAGTGCAGAGTTCATGACAAAGTTGCCCACAGTACTTCAGTATGGAGGCTTATTACTCTTTCAGCCAGCGGCGTCAACTGGTAACTTAAAaacttttctcctctttccacttatgtttttttgaatgctgatactgatattttgagACTCCTATAAACAATTTTTGGTGTTGATATTCAGTATCGTTCATTTTGAGCCttgtcatggaaaaaaaatacaagaattcAGCATTTCTCCCATAATTTTGTTATTGATATTTTGccaaaagcctctgaaacagcatttagaccatgtgacactaaaactctccactgacactcAGACTAATCAAATTCTTTTAGGGATAGCCGATCTTtataaggcagggtgacccaccacacctttTCAATTCCAGGGAAACTCTGGGTTACATTaagcctttaaatgaagaataaaaacaaacataaccgaataattaaatgaataaataaaatgtgcaacaacataacatttcattgcaggttttacaggctgttgttatgtagctgtggtcagggaggaacctccatcatatcaacagtgaatgacactgactggctgtaTATGATATGTAATAAATAGCCAATATCGAcccaaaccaatatatcagtctaatgCTAAAAAACACTTATCCTACTTAGCctaaaatcacaaaatggggATGCAACTGAGAGAAGTGTCCCATCCCTCCTAACTGAGATGCCATAGATtcactctatttgcccaaatgaaacgCTTCTCCACACAAATCACGTGACGAATCCCAATTCAAGAGTCTCCTAAACTGCagcgtccagagaaagctgaacttctctctcatccctttggtatctttTGGTATAAAGTGATCACACACCGGCCGGCTTGGTACACAAGACACATGAGGTGCTGTGTGcagttacatgatttctggatTTTGACATCCACAAAGCTCAAAACAGTTACCTcccgctgccatttggggccgccatcGTGTGAAGTTgccttagtgcagctttaaatctaAGAAGTACCTCTTTCACAAAACATTCTTTCACAATTTTAGAGTGACAATCCTACTGCCTCACGAGACAAATCATTTCACTGGCTTTTGTCCCTCACAGTCCCACGCTTCTACGGGAAGTGCCCAGCTTTGAGACGCTGTCAGTGGAGATGGAGTCGCTGAAGAGACACCTCTCGCAGATCGACTCGCCAACCGTCCTCTGTCACAACGACCTTCTGACGAAAAACATCATCTACAACCACAAAGAGGGTGAGGGGCGGCCGGGGCGGGCTTCAAATCACACATATTCGACATATTGTGGATGTAGAGCTGAAATAAGCGGGTTTGGGAATTATTATGTGGACACATAGCAGATTTCCATCAATCAGAAGCCAATAGCACCAACTGAATACTGTTAAGGATAAAAGATTGCTTTATCCTAGACTCATTAAGTGGAGCCCTGTGTCTCAAGTGTCTCAGTATGTCGCTGAAGTGAAACGGTAAAATGGACGAACCTATTCCTTTTCAACAGTTTGAAATAATGTAGCTTACAGAGTGTTCATGACTCTCCTTTTTATCTTACACAAAGACGAGAACCTTTGCACTTGTCTACTGAAAATACTTTCCCACTTTATTAAATATCTTACCACTTTTGTAGTCTCcctttattactttttttcctCACAAAAGGCAATTTAGCGTCCTTGGACATTGTGAAGATCATATTTTACAAGGACGCTCAGGGTGACTTTCCGTCAATAGAGACTCCGTGCTCCTTTGACTCCCACCTGGTTCTGTACCGTCAACAATGGAGGGAGAGTCGTCAGTTATACACCCATACCTAAGAAGTGTCCGTCATGTTGTCCTGGTAACCACTGctactcttcctctcctctgtcaggAATGGTGAAATTCATCGACTACGAGTACGCCGATTACAACTACCAGGCCTTCGATATTGGCAATCACTTCAACGAATTTGCCGGTAGGTTGATGTTGTAATGTACAGTGCGGTTTAAATTAGCTGCAGATGTTCTTCGGGGCCAAAACATAATAGTATTGCATATATGTAGAATATTGAATATGATGGAGAGTCTATTGTCCACATCAGTTTGTCCTGTGCCTTTGTCGATGAGCTCCTGTTATCTTTCTgcccctgtgtgtctgtgaaactCTGTGAATTGTGAATAACtggtgtgtacagtatgtattctGCTCAGTGATTAAAGTGCTTCTGATTCTGATATGTACCAACGGTATCACCGCAAAATCATCAGTGTCaatttaactctgagagtgtaaaacacaaacatcatgccagtgtttatatgaACTCCAAATAATTGTTCAAGTTTAAGTTCAGTTTATTTGTCCCTCTACGGAAATTCTGTTTGCAGAGTCAATggcaatgcacacacatgtgcacacacacacataaaaacacacacagtaccatCGGATGACATTTCattatgacatactgtatagagTAAAATGCCTTCATTTTAACTTCATCACCGTTAAAAGAAGAAGTGCATACAATCATAAAAATACAGCCCAGTAGCAAGGaaagagttttattttttagggttagccctaaccctaaccctaaccctaaccctaaccattgTTTAACAGGGATATGACACATGTATTTAATATAAGGGACAATACAAGCCATGCTATGGACATTGTCACAGAAAAAGCAACACTTATCAACactggaaaatgtgtgtgtacatgactTTTAGGTTGATTACAGCCAGGACTGACATCATGACTGATTTCCAACATCGGACCGAATCCACGCTACACAGCTAAttgtttgtgttgatttttagtgacaattatttggagctGACAAGTGATAGAGCTGATGTGGCTCTGGGGCAGCTGTTCAAATCTATCAAGTATTGAATTAATTAACtttgatgggtgtggacttacataaacactggcatagtgctGATTTTTAACACTGACGATTTTGAAGTTGTTACACTCACAATAacaatgtttgtgtgtttgtctgtgtgtgtatgtgtgtgtgtgtgtgttgaaggtgTGAATGATGTTGACTACAGCCTCTATCCAAGCCGGGAGCTGCAGCGAGACTGGCTGACGGTCTATCTGGAGAGCTACAAGCACAGTTCAGGACGCGAGGTCACTGTTACAGAGGGAGAAGTTACGCAGCTCTACATTCAAGTCTGCAAGTTCTCACTGGTAAGTGACTTCTCCCACTGACTTTGTTGAAATGTGTCATTATATACTGCCACAACACTTTGGAAAGACTTCGCTTAAGTGACAAATCTCTCAACAGCTATTTCCTTTTTGTAAGTTCTGTTTTTAGGGGGCTCAAATATCTCAATATTATGAGATTAGTGTGTGCATTTCAACAATATCCATATGTGCGCAGTTCTCTGAAACGGCAGGGCGGCAACACTTCAGCATCACATTT
Coding sequences within:
- the LOC139930167 gene encoding LOW QUALITY PROTEIN: ethanolamine kinase 1 (The sequence of the model RefSeq protein was modified relative to this genomic sequence to represent the inferred CDS: substituted 1 base at 1 genomic stop codon), with product MDSGSQLLHLDIHVDEQEPHRGILDLLSRLRPQWKAQDIQMKTFTEGITNQLMGCYVGSLQEPGCVLVRLYGKMTELYVNRDREVEMFQILHAHGCGPQIYCSFQNGICYEFVRGAVLDDELLRQPSIYRLIAAEMGRIHSIQPKCGLPVEPFLWTKMSQFLTLVQNNINDSPVEQRXAKSPTLLREVPSFETLSVEMESLKRHLSQIDSPTVLCHNDLLTKNIIYNHKEGMVKFIDYEYADYNYQAFDIGNHFNEFAGVNDVDYSLYPSRELQRDWLTVYLESYKHSSGREVTVTEGEVTQLYIQVCKFSLASNFFWALWAILQARYSSIDFDFQRYAMARLNYYFKKKEEYFGLTLS